In Ignavibacteria bacterium, the sequence CTCCGTTAATCAGTTACATTTTAAGAAGGCAGAACAATATTACAACATGTGCATAGACATGAAGCCGGATACATTTTATGTTTATCAGGGTTTGATGGACCTGTATGTATTTACTGAAAAATTCGACAAGGCGGAATCGCTTTATAGTACAATAAAGGAGCGATTTACTTCGGACAGTTTACTGAGCACGTTTTCTACATCACTCGCACAGGCATATTCGACTTCAAAAGATTACAAGAAGGCGCTTATGTTTTACGAGAAAATTTACGCAAAAGACACAAGCGATAATTACATACTTACACAGATAGCCGATTTATACTATAAACAGAATGAAGTAAAGAAATCCGAAAGCATTTACAAGAAAATGATAAAGAACGATGTCAACAATGTAAACGGGTATGCACAGTTAGGTAAGATAAACTATGAAAGAGGGGAATATGAAGAAGCCAGAAGGTACATTGAAACTGCATTTGAAAAGACGTTTATTGATGAGTATTCATACGGCAGCTACTTTGACCTGCATTATTACAGAGGGCTGATAGCCATAAAAGAGGGAAGAAAAATGGAAGCAATGCTTGCATACATAGATCTAAGAAATACTTACACTTATACAAAGGAAGATAACGAAAAAAAGTTAGCCCTTTATAAAGCAATTAAAAAAATGGAAGAATAATATTAAATTAAGGAAAATATAAATTTTAGAAAAATGGTAAAAAATTATGATGTAGTAATAATCGGAGCAGGGGGAGCGGGACTTCGTGCGGCAGTTGAAATCCCAAAGGAATATTCCTGCGCAGTATTGTCAAAAGTGTTTCCTCCGCGTTCACATACGGGCACGGCACAGGGCGGAGTTTGTGCGGCGCTGGGCAACGTTGAAGAGGACAGCTGGGAAAATCACTCTTTTGATACGGTAAAAGGGAGCGACTACCTTGGCGACCAGGATGCGATAGACCAGATGTGTCAGGATGCCATAAGGGCAATAATAGAGCTCGAGCACATGGGGCTTCCTTTCTCAAGAACACCAGAGGGAAAGATTGCACAGAGAAAATTTGGCGGGCATACAAAACCAGCAGACCCGAACGACCCATACGGAAAGAGAGTACCCGTAATGCGTGCGTGCTACTCGGCTGACAGGACGGGTCATGTTATGCTTCAGACGCTGTTTGAGAACTGCATCAAGAATCAAGTTGATTTTTATTCTGAGTATTTTGTGACTGATTTAATCGTTGAAGATAAGGTTTGCAAAGGTGTTGCTGCGTTTGACATAGCAACGGGCGAGGTAACGGTGTTTCATGCAAAGGCGGTTATGTTTGCAACGGGAGGATACGGGAGAGTTTTCAGAATAACATCTAATGCACACGTAGGAACTGGGGACGGAACAGGATTAATATACAAGAATGGTTTACCGCTTGAAGATATGGAGTTTTTCCAATTTCATCCGACAGGATTATGGAAGCTTGGAATACTTGTTTCGGAAGCAGCAAGAGGCGAGGGCGGAATACTTAAGAACAAAGACGGCGAAAGGTTTATGCAGAGATATGCTCCCACGGTAATGGATTTAGCACCGAGGGATATGGTATCGAGAGCGATAATTTCAGAAATACGCGAAGGAAGAGGAATACTCGGAAGCGACGGTACCCACTACGTAAACCTTGATGTATCGCATCTTGGTAAGAAGGTAATAGACGAGAAACTTCCAGAAATCACGGGGTTTGCAAGAACATATCTTGGTGTCGAGCCGACAAAAGAGCCGATACCAATTCAGCCGACAGCGCACTATGCCATGGGCGGGATACCAACAAACGTAGAATGCGAAGTGCTTGCAGATGAAAAGGGAACGATAATTAAAGGACTATATGCGGCGGGCGAATGCGCATGCGTATCGGTGCACGGCGGAAACAGGCTTGGAACAAACTCTTTGCTTGACCTTGTAGTATTCGGAAGAAGAGGCGGAAAGAGAATGGCAGAATTTATAAAGACGGCGGATTACTCGCCGATAAACTCAACTCCTGCAGAAAAGACGAAAGAGCAAATGGATAAATACCTGAATGCAACAGGCAAAGAAAAGGTATATGCATTAAGAACAGAACTGCAGGAATGGATGATGGAGAAGTGCGGAATCTTCAGAAACGAAGCCGATTTAAAGGCTATGATTGACAAACTCAATGAGCTTAAAGAGAAATTTAAGAATATATCAATACAGGATAAAGGCAAGGTTTTCAACACAGATTTAATGGAAGCGATGGAACTCGAGAACCTTCTGCTGAACGCAGAGGCGACAGTTTACAGTGCATACAACAGAAAGGAAAGCCGCGGCGCACATACGAGGGAAGACTATCCAAACCGCGACGACGTAAACTGGATGCAGCATACGTTTATTTATAAGAATGACAGCGGAGAACCAAAGATAACTAAGAAACCGGTTACAGTTACAAGGTATAAGCCAATGGAAAGAAAGTATTGATGAGAAATATTTTTATAATATTCTTTCTACTTTTATTTGCTTCTTCGGGGCTGGCACAGTTCGGAGAAGACCGTGATACAACCTTTGGGGATGTAAGGTTTTCAGCGCGCTTTGATACGACAAAATACGAGACGACATTTACGGTCAAGAAAAACGGAAAGAAGATTTACGAAGAAACTCTGGCAGACAACGTGTATGATATATTACAGGAACAGTTTCAGCCGGGGGGAAAGAAATATTTTTTAATACATCTTTATTCCGGCGGGGCTCACTGCTGTTCTTCGTTATTAATTTCAGAAGTAAATGGAGACAGGTATGTTGTTCTTGATTCGGGTTTTTACGGAAACTCAGGTTTCATGATAGAAGACATGAACAAAGACGGAACGAAAGAAATAGTATCGGGAAACGACATGTTTGCGTATGCGTTCACAAACTATTCAGAAACACGATTTCCGCTAAGAGTACAAAAATTCGAGGGCGGCAGACTTACCGAAATAACAGGAAACTTCAAAGACGACATATTATACGAACTGGGATACTTTGAGGAAGACCTTAACGAACTTATAAAAGAAGGTTTTGCGTGTCCCGAAAAGGATGATGAAGATACATTCAACACAGATGCGGGAAGCGTAAAAACAATTCTTGCAGCAATCGTTGCGGACTATCACTCCCTTGGTCAGGTTGACAGAGGGTATGAGATGGTTGAGAAAGTTTATAAATGCGTTGACAAAGATAAATACATAAAAATTTTAAAAGAAGATTTTAAATTAAAATAATATGGACATTAAATTAAAGATTCTCCGTTATAACCCTGAAAAGGATGACAAACCTTACTATCAGGATTACTCGCTCCCAAACATAAGCGGTGACTGGCGCTTGCTTGACGTACTGCATGAGATAAAGTGGAAATACGATGGAACGCTGACATTCCGGCGTTCATGCGCCCACGGAATCTGCGGCAGCGACGGGATAAAGGTAAACGGAAAGAACAGGCTTGCTTGCTCGCTTCTTTTAAAGGATATGAACACGAGCAAGACTATTGTTATCGAGCCATTACCTTCATTACCGATTATAAAAGATTTAGTCGTAGATATGTCGAGCTTCTTCTCAAAGTACGAAGTAATAAAGCCATATCTTATCGCAAAGACACCGCCACCGCCAAACAGCGAAAGACTGCAATCAAACGAAGATGCAGAGAAATTATTTGAGGCGGCAAAGTGCATACTCTGCGGATGCTGCACAACCTCGTGTCCTTCAACATGGACGAATGAAAATTATATAGGTCCGGCAGCACTGCTGAAGACATACAGGTTTGCATTTGACACACGCGATGACGGAGGAGACGAGAGGCTGGATATCATAGACAACCCTGACGGAATATGGCGCTGTCATACAATTT encodes:
- the sdhA gene encoding succinate dehydrogenase flavoprotein subunit; this encodes MVKNYDVVIIGAGGAGLRAAVEIPKEYSCAVLSKVFPPRSHTGTAQGGVCAALGNVEEDSWENHSFDTVKGSDYLGDQDAIDQMCQDAIRAIIELEHMGLPFSRTPEGKIAQRKFGGHTKPADPNDPYGKRVPVMRACYSADRTGHVMLQTLFENCIKNQVDFYSEYFVTDLIVEDKVCKGVAAFDIATGEVTVFHAKAVMFATGGYGRVFRITSNAHVGTGDGTGLIYKNGLPLEDMEFFQFHPTGLWKLGILVSEAARGEGGILKNKDGERFMQRYAPTVMDLAPRDMVSRAIISEIREGRGILGSDGTHYVNLDVSHLGKKVIDEKLPEITGFARTYLGVEPTKEPIPIQPTAHYAMGGIPTNVECEVLADEKGTIIKGLYAAGECACVSVHGGNRLGTNSLLDLVVFGRRGGKRMAEFIKTADYSPINSTPAEKTKEQMDKYLNATGKEKVYALRTELQEWMMEKCGIFRNEADLKAMIDKLNELKEKFKNISIQDKGKVFNTDLMEAMELENLLLNAEATVYSAYNRKESRGAHTREDYPNRDDVNWMQHTFIYKNDSGEPKITKKPVTVTRYKPMERKY
- a CDS encoding succinate dehydrogenase iron-sulfur subunit: MDIKLKILRYNPEKDDKPYYQDYSLPNISGDWRLLDVLHEIKWKYDGTLTFRRSCAHGICGSDGIKVNGKNRLACSLLLKDMNTSKTIVIEPLPSLPIIKDLVVDMSSFFSKYEVIKPYLIAKTPPPPNSERLQSNEDAEKLFEAAKCILCGCCTTSCPSTWTNENYIGPAALLKTYRFAFDTRDDGGDERLDIIDNPDGIWRCHTIFNCIETCPKEINITWHISQLKKRISVKEL